From the Streptomonospora nanhaiensis genome, the window CGTTGATCCGCTCGACCTCCTCGCGCACCAGTTCGCGGCCGGCGCCCTGGTAGGCGAGTGTGGAGTCGATGTAGCGGTCGCTGATGACGATCGCACCGCGCCGCAGCGCCGGGAGGATGACCTTGGAGACGTGCTCGGCCCGGTCGGCCGCGTACAGCAGCGCCTCGGCCCGCGCCGACATGCCGGTGTGCTCGCGGTCCAGCAGCAGCGCGCGCAGCCGCATGCCCAGCTTGGTGGAGCCGGGCTCGCGGGTCGAGACGACCTCGAAGCCCTCCTCGCGCAGCCACACCGACAGCTGTCCCACCTGCGTGGACTTCCCGGCGCCCTCGCCGCCCTCCAGGACGATGAAGGTGCCCGGCGGCCGCTCCTCCTCGGCGGTGTCGGCCGGCAGCGGCACGCCGCGCAGCGCGGCGAACAGCTCCCGGCGCAGCGGGACGTCGGCGCCGGTGTCGACCCGGCGCGCGGCCAGGAACCCGGCCGCCAGGACCGCCACGGCGGCGATGAGCAGCACCGCGCCGGTGCCCAGGAACTCATACGTCAGCTCGCCCAGCCGCAGCGTGTGGTCGCCGACGGCGGCGGCCAGCAGCGGCGCGGCGACCATGACGAGCAGCAGCTGGGCGCGCGCCACGGCGCTGAGGTAGCCCAGCGTGCGGGTGCGGACGTCGTCCTCCAGCTCCTGGGCCATGAGGGTCAGCCCGGTGACCCAGGAGACGCCGGCCGCCACACCCGCCGCGGTCACCAGCACCGCGGCCAGCGCCATGTTCGGGATGAGCCCGGTGACCAGCAGCGCGAGGCCGGAGGCGGCGATCCCGACGCCGAAGAGGCGGGCCCGGCTCAGGTGGCGCAGGATGCGCGGCCCGGCCATCATGCCCAGCGCCATGCCCGCGAACGCCGCGCCGAACAGCACGGCGAACCCGGCGTTGCCCGCGCCCAGGCCGGCCGCGTGCACGCGGCCCACGCCCGCCACCGCCGCGACGGCCGGGAAGACGCCGGCCATACCGGTCAGCAGCCCGCGCACCAGCGGCGTGGTGGCGGCGAACCGGCCGCCCTGCCACAGGGTGCGCAGCAGGTTCTCGGGGCGGAAGCGCTCCTTGGCCGGGCGCTGGGCACCCGGACCGGGCGGCAGCTCCGGGCCCGGCGGGATCTCGGCCCCGGCGGGCACCAGCGGCGCGGTGCGGTCGTCGCCGGCCGCGGCCTGCTCGCCGGTGGTGGCCAGCGGCGCGGTGCGCTCGTTGCTCTCGGCGGCGTGCCCGCCCGTGGTGGCCAGCGGCGCGGTGCGCTCGTTGGCCAGCGGGTCGGTGGTGCGCAGCGGCGTGGTGCGCTCGTTGTCGGGCGGGGGCGCCACCGGGACCTCGCGGGTGGCCGCCGACGCGCTCGGCTTGGGCGCGGCGGTCGGCGGGGTCTCCAGGCTCTCGCGGCGCGAGGCCGGCAGCAGCCAGGCCGTGACGGCGGCGGCGACGAACACCACCCCGGCGGCGTAGAGCGCGGCGTCGGCCTGCGGGTTGAGGAAAGCGTCGCCCGCGGGCGCCCGGCCGCCCGGCAGCGCGGCGCCGATGAGCCAGCTCAGCGACGCCAGCAGCGCGAACAGCGCGGCGGCCACCGGGGCGGCGCCGTAGGCGGTCAGCAGGCCCAGGCGGGCGGCCTGCGGCACCTTCTTCTTGGGGACCAGGTCGGTGAGCGCGGCGTCCTTGGCCGGGGTCCACGCCAGGGCGGCGAGCTCGGCGAGGAAGCCGGCGATCAGCAGCCAGTCCAGCCGCCCTGCGATGGGGATGGAGAGGTAGAGGAGGCCGCGCAGGGCGTCGGCGGCGACCATGGTCAGGCGCCGGTCGAACCGGTCGGCGAGCAGCCCGCTGAGCGGGCTCAGCAGCACCGGCGGGCCGAGCTTCACGGCGGCGGCGCCCGCGATCGCGTAGGACCGCGTCAGCGGGTCGAGGTCGCGGGTGAGGACCGCGGCCAGCGCGACAAGAGCGAGCAGGCCGAGCCAGTCGCCGAGACTGGAGAGCGACAGCGAGATCCACAGGCGGCGGAACGGCTTGATCGCGAGGACACCGCGCGCTTCGCCCGGCGCTCCAAAGGGGGCAGATCTGCTCATAGCGGTGAGGGTATCGACTGTTCTGATACGGGGACGTGGGCTGTGCGACGGCCGAGGCCGGATGGTGCGGCGGCCCGACGGGGCCGGACGGTGCGGCGGCGCCGGGACTCCAGCGCCAGCCTAGTGCGAAACGTGAAGAAGGCGGCCGCGCGCTCGGCGCGGGCGTGCGGCGCTCGCGGGCGCCGCCGCCCCGCGGGGCGATACAGCGTTCGCGGAACTGTACTGCCGGGGCGGTGCGGGCGCCACCCCGGCACGCGGCCGGGCGGGGACCGGCGCGGCGCCCTGCCGGCCTCCGTGCGGCGGACCGGCTCCGCCGACCACGCCCGCCGGGGCTCCGGTGGCACGGCGGAGGCGGGACCCCGCCGGGGGCGCCGCGCGCGGCAGGGCGCGTATCCGTACGGCCCGCGCTAGGCGCCCGCGCCGCCCTTGGGCGTGCCGTCCTTGGCGCCGGCGCCCGACCTCGCCTTGGCCGCCGGCTTCTTGGCCGTGGTGGTGGCGGACTTCTTCGCGGTGCTCCGCTTGGCGGGCGCCTTCTTCGCCGGGGCCTTGGCCCGCCGCTCGGCCAGCAGCTCGGCCGCGCGGGCGTCGGTGATGGACTCCACCTCGTCGCCCTTGCGCAGCGAGGCGTTGGTCTCGCCGTCGGTGACGTAGGGGCCGAACCGGCCGTCCTTGATCACCATCGGCTTGCCGGTCTCGGGGTCGTTGCCCAGCTCGCGCAGCGGCGCCGCGGCCGCCGCGCGCCGCCCGCGCTGCTTGGGCTTGGAGAACAGCTCGCGGGCCTGCTCGATGGTGACCGTGAACATCTGCTCCTCGGTCTCCAGGGAGCGGCTGTCGGTGCCCTTGCGCAGGTAGGGGCCGAACCGGCCGTTCTGCGCGGTGACCTCCTCGCCGTCGATCTCGCCGACCACGCGCGGCAGGGACAGCAGCCGCAGCGCGTCCTCCAGCGTGACCGTGTCCAGCGACATCGACTTCAGCAGCGAGGCGGTGCGCGGCTTGGCCTGCGCCTTCGCCTTGGACCTGGCCTTGGCCCCGCCCGCCTCGGCGGAGTCGTCGGGCTCCTCCAGCACCTCGGTGACGTAGGGGCCGAAGCGGCCGTTGCGCGCCACGATCCGCCGCCCGGTCTCAGGGTCGGTGCCCAGTTCGCGGTCGCCGCTGGGCTGGGCGAACAGCTCCTCGGCCTTCTCGGGGGTCAGCTCGTCGGGGGCGATGTCCTCGGGGATGTTCACCCGCTGGCCGTCGCTCAGGCGCTCCATGTAGGGGCCGTAGCGGCCGACCCGGATGACGATGTCGGTGCCGGCCAGCGGGAAGGAGCTGACCTCCTTGGGGTCGATCTCGCTGAGCTGGTCGTCGACCAGCGTCTTGAGGCCGGTCTCCTCCTCGGCGCCGAAGTAGAACCGGCGCAGCCACGGCACGCTCTCGGTCTCGCCGCGGGCGATGTCGTCGAGCATGTCCTCCATGCGCGCGGTGAAGTCGTAGTCGACCAGGTTGCCGAAGTGCCGCTCCATCAGCTGCACCACCGCGAACGCCAGGAACGACGGCACCAGGGCCGAGCCCTTCTTGAACACGTAGCCGCGGTCGAGGATGGTGCCGATGATCGAGGCGTAGGTGGAGGGCCGGCCGATCTCGCGGTCCTCCAGCTCCTTGACCAGGCTCGCCTCGGTGTAGCGCGCCGGCGGGCGGGTGCTGTGGCCCTCGGCCTCCAGGGCCTCGGCCTTGAGGGGGTCGCCCTCCTCCATCGGGGGCAGGCGGCGCTCGCGGTCGTCCAGCTCGGCGTTGGGGTCGTCGGAGCCCTCGACGTAGGCCTTGAGGAACCCGTGGAAGCTGATGATCTTGCCGGTGGCGGTGAACTCCGCGACCTCGCCTGTGCTGGAGGTGCCCTCGACCTTCACCGTGACC encodes:
- the tmk gene encoding dTMP kinase; amino-acid sequence: MSRSAPFGAPGEARGVLAIKPFRRLWISLSLSSLGDWLGLLALVALAAVLTRDLDPLTRSYAIAGAAAVKLGPPVLLSPLSGLLADRFDRRLTMVAADALRGLLYLSIPIAGRLDWLLIAGFLAELAALAWTPAKDAALTDLVPKKKVPQAARLGLLTAYGAAPVAAALFALLASLSWLIGAALPGGRAPAGDAFLNPQADAALYAAGVVFVAAAVTAWLLPASRRESLETPPTAAPKPSASAATREVPVAPPPDNERTTPLRTTDPLANERTAPLATTGGHAAESNERTAPLATTGEQAAAGDDRTAPLVPAGAEIPPGPELPPGPGAQRPAKERFRPENLLRTLWQGGRFAATTPLVRGLLTGMAGVFPAVAAVAGVGRVHAAGLGAGNAGFAVLFGAAFAGMALGMMAGPRILRHLSRARLFGVGIAASGLALLVTGLIPNMALAAVLVTAAGVAAGVSWVTGLTLMAQELEDDVRTRTLGYLSAVARAQLLLVMVAAPLLAAAVGDHTLRLGELTYEFLGTGAVLLIAAVAVLAAGFLAARRVDTGADVPLRRELFAALRGVPLPADTAEEERPPGTFIVLEGGEGAGKSTQVGQLSVWLREEGFEVVSTREPGSTKLGMRLRALLLDREHTGMSARAEALLYAADRAEHVSKVILPALRRGAIVISDRYIDSTLAYQGAGRELVREEVERINEWATGELAPDLTVLLDIPPDEGLARLGGSTDRMEAESAEFHARVRKGFRDLADRDPARYLVLDAREPAEEITRAIQRRLRPILPDPVPKDAEAITGMLPTIKD
- the topA gene encoding type I DNA topoisomerase, which gives rise to MPPKKGSAGDNGSNDSERRGGNRLVIVESPAKAKTIAGYLGRGYVVESSIGHIRDLPTKAAEIPARYKGEPWARLGVDVDHDFEPLYVVNTDKKSQVKRLKELLSEADELFLATDEDREGEAIAWHLREELKPKVPVRRMVFNEITKDAIRRAAENTRDLNLRLVNAQETRRILDRLYGYEVSPVLWKKVMPKLSAGRVQSVATRLVVERERERIAFVPADYWGVKAVFDSVSGRGTGDDPAAFTAHLVSVDGARVAVGRDFTSAGELRSAAGVLHLDEDAARGLVRRLDGSDFAVRTVESKPYKRSPYAPFRTTTLQQEASRKLNLSSKQTMQVAQRLYENGFITYMRTDSTTLSESAVAAARDQATRLYGADYVPAKPRVYASKVKNAQEAHEAIRPAGDTFRTPAETGLSGAEFRLYELIWKRTVASQMKDAVGESVTVKVEGTSSTGEVAEFTATGKIISFHGFLKAYVEGSDDPNAELDDRERRLPPMEEGDPLKAEALEAEGHSTRPPARYTEASLVKELEDREIGRPSTYASIIGTILDRGYVFKKGSALVPSFLAFAVVQLMERHFGNLVDYDFTARMEDMLDDIARGETESVPWLRRFYFGAEEETGLKTLVDDQLSEIDPKEVSSFPLAGTDIVIRVGRYGPYMERLSDGQRVNIPEDIAPDELTPEKAEELFAQPSGDRELGTDPETGRRIVARNGRFGPYVTEVLEEPDDSAEAGGAKARSKAKAQAKPRTASLLKSMSLDTVTLEDALRLLSLPRVVGEIDGEEVTAQNGRFGPYLRKGTDSRSLETEEQMFTVTIEQARELFSKPKQRGRRAAAAAPLRELGNDPETGKPMVIKDGRFGPYVTDGETNASLRKGDEVESITDARAAELLAERRAKAPAKKAPAKRSTAKKSATTTAKKPAAKARSGAGAKDGTPKGGAGA